The Cannabis sativa cultivar Pink pepper isolate KNU-18-1 chromosome 8, ASM2916894v1, whole genome shotgun sequence genomic interval agagagagagagagagagagagagagagagagagagaaaggaatCAGGTTGGGGTTTTAGGTCATGTGAATTATTCAGATGGCGATTTGACTTAGCGGTGGTTGGAGGATGGATGGGATGTGGCTGTGCGATAATGAACAGAGGGATAGAGTGGGAGATGCGGCTGAGAGGGAATGGCTGAGAAAGAATTTGGGTTTCTAGTTTTTAGGTTTCAAAATTacggtttttcttttttaatttttaatataattatgttttatattttatttattttaaaatttattttttcctaatttcaaattatttttgaattttttaatttttgaataattatttatgtggaCCAATTAAATTATACCATGTGTACACTGTGTAGTGAAAGTTCCAACATGGCACTTAACACCCAAAAATAGATGAAAATGTTAAACTACTAACAGAACACGGGTTTCAGGGGTTTTACTACCAAAATTTTGGAATTGAGGGTTAGTTACAATAGGCACTTTTGGAgattatgccgcaaattactcataatttattttaaggataaaccAATAAACTCTCTTAAAGGGCGAATGGCTCCACacatatgttatttagtaattgtaTGCAGCTACTAAATAACATTAATTgttagaattttatcaatgtCTTAtggattattaatgattagttatggattctcaataaccattaaacTTAAGGATTGTTGTGAATCGCAATTAATCTAATACTTGTAGTagaattttgagaaaatattaATGATATTTCTCAAAAATTATGTTCTTGGATTGATTACTCCCACTGATCATGTTAATTCTTcattccacaattctagtgttgtgagatggatagtAAAAATATGTAACCCATAGACCTTATATCATTTTTGATGAAATGCTCATTTAAGGTATTTGAGCCTATATCTTtcctttgacaattgtactctaactatatacgGGTACTTCTAAAATGTGGACTTGTCATAAAGTTAGTTTCTAAcgttatcacaactcaaaatatgtttgagaaataactttggttagaacacgcgCGATCTGATATGTACACTCTCGTTGAAGATTATCAACCAACAAcgatttaagaaaattttgagtttgctATGTAGACTCCACCCCATATCTAACAATGCTTAGTTTCGTAAACCTGTTACACACTATTGTTTTGGTGTACCAGACATATGTATTAGGCAATAAACCCTTGCGTTTTAAGAAACATTGCAAATAGAAAATAAGTTGATCCATCCTCACGAATCTTAATGTAATATTCTCCAGcgatatttgatctcactatcttaatatataaattgtattatttctctacttaagatttaaatgtcacTACAACATATAAATCTTTCATTTTTGTTGAGACATAATTTATGCGAGTGATCATTTATAAATGGgataataaattttgtaaaatatgagtCCATAtctataagttttaattaacttgtataatttttaatatgataaaaattttatattcatcgattttgacttgttagaatgtattttcttaatgaaattcacacaagttttaaataaatttagtaaATCGAGAGTAATGAAGTAACCCGCtatttactaatatttattcTCTTTATGGAGATAAGATATACAGTACCATAATATAGATAAATTCTTATTAAtgacacatttcttattgtcagattgaacttgcatatcctTATGAGTGAcactattttataaattaatgtaGTAAAgacttttaaatatatttttaatttaagtttctAACGAAACAtggaacataaaggtctttgataattttaaaacaaagttaCTACTATGTTACTTGTTCCTTAAATTTCTAAATGTGAAAACtcatcttgtctgtggataagatttgctcacagttactaACTTATTCCTTAGGTCTATtaatttgtaaaccttgcaagaaattatgaatgtgaaataacaatctaaaagaaTTCACtctattagaatgaattcatataaaataaattgaatatttattggtgataatgatgtgtgattgtgttttcttatttatacagtaaaaaaaatatatattctagatgaagttatcagaataaattttatcagaataaattttagAACTTTCTAGCTACTAGCTCTGTAAAAATTTATGattagtgatgtaataaaatcacataattattaatatatagtttTGTTGTTTAAATGAATTATGTGTTTAACAATgtataaacatgcttaaatatgaaatcttattaaataaaatttgcaTGTGGGCtacattatttttaattaataagattagatttagatgtagattatgatagatttgaacaatttttgaaaaaacttaaagtttaatatttctattttaatgaaatatgtgaagcatttaattattttataaatgatttaaaattttataattctaataaactattaaattaaatctacataatttcatGTTCGATAAATtaaaagaatttaatttaacatattaattatataaacatataatgAAATCCTTGTAGGGTACAATTATTATATCCACATAAGTAATTATAAAACATGTCTATTATGTGATCctaatccacttaatatatataattttatataattaaagatgccGGCTACTCccaaattattgaaaattatataataGTTCCCTAAACACTAAAGTATAAgctgaagatgaaaattttactaaatttaaaattgcatgtggctaaattttaaattttataaaatttggtaaaccttatgatagatttaattaaacaaatagTTTAGGAAAagtgaaggtttattatctgtCTTAATTAGATTTAtaataacactattaaattaaatcttcaTAACTCCTTGTGGGgcaaattaagagaatttattttaacatattatcctaaataattatataaatataataaaatttctgtggggtaaaattattacactgatataattaattataagttatgtccattaagaagaattttaattaatatatataattcatatattaaaatcgtggctactccctaattatataaaattatattttcacggtgacattaggtattgggttCTACCtaatagtaattttattttatttttatttttctttttttttgatgaatcagcTTTAATTTCATTACTCCAATAAACCATATTTACAATCAAAGAGCATCCCGATTAAAGGGACCTCATCTAGAAAACACCTGATTTGTACATTTGTATATCTATTTTCCAAACACTTTCTATTACATCTATAAATTTCTAAACCATTCCAAGTCTTTTGTCTCAACCTGTTTCGGCCATGTGCTATATATTCTATGCTTTACCATTTCTTTGACTGTACAACATACTCTATTTACATCCTCATCTTTCCCATTCCATATCTTATCATTCCTAGCTCTCCATATAAGGTACACTAGGCTTGCCACTACAGCCGAAAGGGTGTTCTTCTTGAACTTGCTGTATTTGCTTCTTTCAATCCATCTCAAGAGTCTTGATAAGGATTGGGTAGAAACTTTCCATCCCAACCAATCCTTAATCATCTGCAAGCAATGTTGTGAGAACGAACAAGAGAAAAAAAGATGATCACATGTTTCTTCCTGAGCATTGCAAAGCACACAACCCGAATCATTGATAATACCAAATCTATGCAATCTCTCTCTTGTTCTTAGCCTACCCTGGATAGCAATCCACAGAATAAAGCTACATTTTGGGATATTAAACTTTCCCCAAACTTCCTTACTCCAATCCACAGAatagtaattttattattaacacaatagacaatcactgagataaGTGCTCCTACTGTGGTCGTCCAAACATTATTAAAAATCGTTCTAAATATGAGCATTAGTTCCGATCTCAGGCTTTTTTATGTCAAATCACAAAAATACTTAcgttttattttatgaatagttttgttaaattttataaaacttaATATGCTAAATAAAATACGTAACATATCTTAATGCTTGAATAATATCTAGcactattataaaattaatatatagcatttaattcatataaaattttaatcaaTTGGACTAATAATGCAGAAAGACTTCGTATTTTGGGGTATTGTGATCAATGGTAATTTAGAAACAAgacttggaattttttttttcatgaaaatatgattatattatgAAATTTATTGAGCACATTGTTAATAGTATcatatatacttatataattCCCAAGACTTACATAATAAAGCCatacataattttttagtcaaaaaaAGATATGTAGTAACAATGAAATCATATTGCAATGCATGGAGGAGGATTTTGTTTGCCGATTGTCTTTGGCTTCACATTTTTGCATTGAGACGTAATACGACCTTCTGGTCCATTATATTTTAGATCGATGTTCTCAACTGCCACATTTTGACATGGATATCCACTGCTACAAATTAAGTTTATCGCAATTGATGATGTAGTAGTACCATGAATATTCTTGAAGCTAACATtactgagcttaatttttgacggaACCTGGAAATTATAAATAATGGGATAAGTTGCTTAATTAGTAATGATTATGTGTGTCTTAGAtaagaaatttttgaaaagattgtATTTAACAAACACACCTTTTTGTTGCAATTGTTCCATGGACAATACTCTTGATCTATGAGGATTGGATTGCCAACATTTTCCATGTTAATATCCTCAAAATGCATGTTTGATGCCAAACCATCTGTAGAATCGGGCCATGTTTTGATTCTAACACCATTCATTGTATTTTTCATTGTACAACCCTTGAAAAGGACTCCTTCGACAGGTTTTTCATCTTTATATTTTCCCAAACTTCCAATGCTAAAACCATGTCCTGGTCCACAAGTAACATTTCTAACAGTTATTTGTTTACTACCATCTCCTAAAGAAACACAATCATCCCCTGTTTGAATAATTGAGTCAATGATGTTTACTCCATTTGAACGTCCAATATGAATTCCATCAGTATTAGCACTATCTTCTGGAGCATCTACTCGAACACGTGAAAATGTAATGTTTTGGCCACCCAATACATTGATATGAAATTGTTTGCTATCACGTGATATTACATCTTGAATTATCGAATTAGTGACATAGTCGAATCTCACATTCTGTTCATGTATACACATAAATAAATACAGTTAAACAAACTGACATGATTGTTTTAAAAAACTAGTTATACATAAACGATTTAAGTAAGAGCTTACAATGGGAAGTTTACTGCAATATTGTCCTTGGGAGCAATGCTTGCCCCACACTCCTTTGCCTTGCCCATCAAAACTACCACCACCCATTAAAGTTAGTTTGTCAATACGTTCAAAAGTAACCCATCCATCTCCATCTTTGAAACCAGCGGGGTCACTTGGAGCTTGCAACGTGCCTTGGAGATTAATCTTAATTGGAGCCTTACATGGTCCGTTTAATGTCGCTCGTTTTAACTTGAATGTGCCTTTTGGAATTCGTAATTCAGATTGGGTGGGAGATGCACATGCTTGTTTCCAAGCATTGGAGAGAGCCTATATACATATGTATGTATAAATATGTGAGAatcaaaattattgaaattaacTTTCACATTCATATTGATATGGTGCAATACGAAATTATAATTTGAGACTATATTGTTACTCAACATAATCAATGACAAAGGCAAATATATTAAGCAATGAATAATGTGAAaaatttatgtgtatatatatgtatgtcatttacacacacatatatatatatatatataaatatatgtaatactTACTTCACCAATATCAGTATTAGGTCGTGCCCTTACATCAAAAATGGAAGGATTCACAGCAAAAGTAATGCCTAATAACAATGAACAAAGTGTTATTGTTAGATTAAATTTTAGAGCCATCTTCTCTTATGCTTAGGACACtagttttctttaatttaatgAGCTAGAATgaataaactatgtttttctttaaGTAACTTGATTCATGGATATTTATACAGATTAATAGAAAACTATTGCCGTGAATTTGTAACTAATCAAAGAAAACTATATACTAGAAAGAAcaatatataacaaaaatactactaaatatatgtattctTGTGTCACTACCCATTCTTttctaaaattagttttttaattgttatacatccatatattatttaatttatgtgTGAATAAATGAGTACAACACAATATTTATATGTAGTAGTTGTTTTATAAGCAGTGTATATcgtatgttaattttttattactatGATTTTACTTTTTTCTAAAGACCGTGATATCTCTAATATTACCTTTTCGAAATGTCCATTATACATTTTCTTAGAGATATTATTTCAATATTACCATGAAGACAACACAATCAACAAGATGTAAATGTTGTAACGATAAAATTATGCTTTATCGTCGACTCTTGCATTTGATGTTATTCTGTGTAGTGATTAGTgaatataattagaaaattgtATTATCGATGCTTATAAATTTTGTgtcttttcaatattatatcttgattttatttgtaaaaatacttttaagaaaattatttgtaCAAATATCGATGCTCCACATCAGCATAAATACCAAAATCCGAAATCATTGATctctgaaaataaaaataaaattgaaaaatctcGCTTCTAGAAATTTCagtgttttgaattttttttttaaaaaaataaccttTTAGTTACTtttgatgtaaataatatatcaataaattataattactttttatttaaaaaaattagttgaaGATAGTTTTTTCTCATACATTTAGTTGTTTGTTTTGATCAGTcacttttaaaattaatatatatatataataattttcataatataactaattttattatgtttaagataatatttgataactttttaaatttttgtattaacatattaataattctttattaaataaatttagtatACTATATCGTaacttttaaatacaaaataacataAGACTTAGAGCCATCTTCTTTGATGCTTAGGACACTAATTTTCTTCTAATTTAATGAGCTACAATGAATGAAATATGTTTTTCTTTAAGTAACTCGATTCTTGTATTATTATATAGATTAATAGAAAACTATTACCATGAATTTATAACGAATCAAAGAAAACTATATACTAGAAAGAAATATGTAACAAAAATATTACTACATATGTATTCTTGTGTCACTACATCTTttctaaaattagttttttaattGTTATACATTGatgtataatttaatttatgtgTGAATAAATGATGAGTACAACACAATATTTATGTGTAGtagttattttatattagaGTTAGTCCCAAATTGCTCATGTGTGGgaataaattgtgatatatatatatatatataagatgaatggacTACTTCTTCCATtatcaattggttttgagatgaaacctcattcatcttatcctgaattctaacatggtatcaaaGCCGCTTGTAATCCATTGTGAGGCCAAAGTTCCACCGGTCCAAAAAGCCAAATTTACCAACGTAAACTGTCACGTTCGGCCCTGTGGTCTCTTAATGGTCGTTCGTTGTACCAACACTTTCCAAGACCAAACGTGAGGAAGGTGTATTTGAGTTAGTCACACATTGCTCATGTatggaaataaattgtgatatataagatgaataagCTACTCCCAAACTCTAACATTTTATAAGCAGTTTATCGTAGCATAATGTTTTATTACTATGATTTTTCTTGTTTCTAGAGACCGTGATATCCTTAATTCTTACTTTTTCGAAATATCCATTTTACATTTTCTTAGAGATATTATTCCAATTTTAGCATTAAGACAACACAATCAACAAGATGTAAATGTTGCTCAACTTTTAGTACTATCTGATTCTTATGTAATGACTCAGCGAGATTGCTCTGGAAGATTACTAGGGGTGTCTCCCTTCTGTGCTCTGGTTCCACTACCAGCTCCACCCTTTCTATTTCTATAACCTTTAAACTCAGATCTTTAATCTTCTACCTATTTCTAATTATACCTTTGCATTTATTGttataaactttattttccCAGAGGTAATTTATTATTGCCTCTACAGATCTCTTTTGGCTGGAGGGGAACGATTACATCAGGGTGTTTAATTTTTActgctaataatattttttttaaaatacaatttaatggCTCAGGTTAATTTcctttggccaaaatattacacCATCTTATCAGCTATTTAAATTTCATCGTTCTCCTTCTCAGTAGGATCTTCTTCATCAGAGAACCTATAATCTCAGGATTTGGTCTATGGGTAGGGTAGTCATTTCAGCATCTTTCAGGTTCTTAACAAGTCCCTTCAAATCGAGGTTCTATATTGATCTATTTAAAGCGTTACCAAACACACCTTAAATTAAAtaagtttttcttcaatttcatgTTATTCCCATGTGTTCGATCTTGTGCTTCACAATCTCACACTTCGATAAAAAATTTGTACAATAGCGAGCTACTAAATTTACAATGTACCATTAATTTTTGGAACtatcattatatataaatatatatatatattataatatttttgtatatatatttttgaaatatatttaaattttaaatatatttaaattatatattatacaatttactccaaaaaaaaaaagtattcaatttaaaaaataaatgatattttaaggGTAAAAACCATTTTGGagcttgtgttttgtaaaagttattaattggactttttattttgttaaataacaaaatggatcttgtatttttcaaaattgtacaaatcagaccctgaactgattttttgtcaaaataaaacttattaatAATCTAGTCTAGAGATGTTATAACAAAACTAGTCACATTTTtttatctgttcgtgttagaaattgtcttaaagttgattatgttaaaaaaaataaaattattgaaaatggAGCTCAAGATCCTACTTTtaccatttaacaaaatagagggtcAATTTTCCCATTTAACAAAAGAGAGGgtctaattagtaacttttgcaaaacacatgatctaaaatggtatttacccatattttaaagtaattaattttaattttaaataaagatatataaaaCTATAGTATATAAAACAACTTGAGGAGGTGATTTTACATTCTGTTTGTCTTTCAATGTACTTTTACTATTTTATGAGTGTTACATCTAAAACGAAATCAACAGATAAAAAATAAGTTAATTGACAATTCTAtgtcatattttatattataacaCTCATTACAAAAATTttgccactaaaaaaaattattacaatgAATATTAAGGACCGCGCTTTGCGGAATAGTTCctagttattttataattgaaaaaaaaaacaccaaaaaaactaaaacaaaacaaaacaaattgcTGATTATCTTATTTCTCTAGCCGCGACGAAACTCTGCATCCGCGGGCACCAAAAATCATACAAATGACTTAATGATCATCTAACCAGTAACCATACGTCAAATAGTATGGTAAAGCAAAACAGAAAGCTAACTAAAAGAGAGAGGTGTATATAGCTTTAGATGAAGATAGTAATCATGCCCGTTAATTAGCATGATTCATGAATACTATATAACAAGGAAAAAATGACTTCAACTTGTATAATAATTGTATTCGTGCCATGGGTAGTACTAATTACTGTTTGCAAACAGCTGGGTTCACGTAGCCAGAGACCATGGGCTTCACATTCTTACAAACGGACTTAGTGGGCCCATTGCCATTGTATTTTAGATCAATGCCACTAATTTCCACATTTTGGCACGAATATCCCCCGCAAATAAGCTTCACTCCAACAGCAGTCGCGGATGTTCCCCTGATGTTCTTGAAGCTCACTTTGCTAAGCTTCACTCTTGATGGCTTCTGTATTATAATTTcatcaaaatatatgtatatatttttatattagctagggataaatttgaatttttttaatatttaaatgaatATAAATTTACCTCCTTAACATTGTTGCACGTGTTCCATGGGCAATACTCTTGGTCGATGATGATGGGGTTCTGAACATTGTACATCATGAGGTTCTCAAAGTGCATATCTGTTGCAATACTATCCTGAGAACCTTGCCATGTCTTGATCCTAACTCCATTTGTGCTACCCTTGAATGTACAGTCTCTGACATAGATACTTTGTACAGGGAGTTCATTGTTGTACCTTCCAAGACTACCAACACTAATTCCGTGGCCAGGTCCACATGTAACTCTCGTTATTGTCAATTTCTTTGTTCCATCCCCGATGGAGATGCAATCATCGCCTGTTTTAATGATCGAGTCGGTGACGGTGATGTTTGTTGAACGCCCAATGTGGATTCCATCAGTGGTCCAACTATCCTCGGGTGCTataattttaacatttttaaaCGATAGATTCTCTCCTCCGTAAACTATATAGTGGAATTGCTTGCTGTTTAGGGATGTCACACTCTTGATCACCGAATTCGTCACATAGTTCAACCTAATATTCTGTGTGTTTTCATTGCAATAACACAATCAAATCAATAATACAAACAAATTATATGtgcaccaaaaaaaaatatagaccAAAATATTACAGATAGTAAAAGTTTTAAGGAATCGTATTTTAATGCAATTTTTTAGGTGTAATATGAAAGAAAAAGAGGAAATGCAGTACTGACAACGGGGAGTTGACCGCAATAGTTAGTCCTGGCGCACTGAGTTCCCCAACTATTTTTTCCTTGACCGTCGAAAGTGCCGCTACCGTACACGGATAGCTTGTTGATGCGCTCAAAAGTAACCCATCCATCGCCCTTTTGGAAGCCGTTAGCTGTGGATGGGGCCTGCAATGTTCCTTCCAGCTCAAACTCAATAGGTGACTTGCATGGTCCCATGAAATATCCTTTTCTTAATTTGTATAAACCTTTTGGAATTACTATCTTAGCTGAACTTGGTGCCGCACAAGCATCTTTCCAAGCAACTGCTAGAgcctaattaataataatattatataaacaa includes:
- the LOC115700129 gene encoding exopolygalacturonase-like; protein product: MDLQRNTIDAIIALLVFLTVSVSVNCLTFDVTKYGGKPNSDISQALAVAWKDACAAPSSAKIVIPKGLYKLRKGYFMGPCKSPIEFELEGTLQAPSTANGFQKGDGWVTFERINKLSVYGSGTFDGQGKNSWGTQCARTNYCGQLPVNIRLNYVTNSVIKSVTSLNSKQFHYIVYGGENLSFKNVKIIAPEDSWTTDGIHIGRSTNITVTDSIIKTGDDCISIGDGTKKLTITRVTCGPGHGISVGSLGRYNNELPVQSIYVRDCTFKGSTNGVRIKTWQGSQDSIATDMHFENLMMYNVQNPIIIDQEYCPWNTCNNVKEKPSRVKLSKVSFKNIRGTSATAVGVKLICGGYSCQNVEISGIDLKYNGNGPTKSVCKNVKPMVSGYVNPAVCKQ
- the LOC115700128 gene encoding polygalacturonase-like, whose product is MGITFAVNPSIFDVRARPNTDIGEALSNAWKQACASPTQSELRIPKGTFKLKRATLNGPCKAPIKINLQGTLQAPSDPAGFKDGDGWVTFERIDKLTLMGGGSFDGQGKGVWGKHCSQGQYCSKLPINVRFDYVTNSIIQDVISRDSKQFHINVLGGQNITFSRVRVDAPEDSANTDGIHIGRSNGVNIIDSIIQTGDDCVSLGDGSKQITVRNVTCGPGHGFSIGSLGKYKDEKPVEGVLFKGCTMKNTMNGVRIKTWPDSTDGLASNMHFEDINMENVGNPILIDQEYCPWNNCNKKVPSKIKLSNVSFKNIHGTTTSSIAINLICSSGYPCQNVAVENIDLKYNGPEGRITSQCKNVKPKTIGKQNPPPCIAI